A stretch of DNA from Salvia miltiorrhiza cultivar Shanhuang (shh) unplaced genomic scaffold, IMPLAD_Smil_shh original_scaffold_326, whole genome shotgun sequence:
TCAGAATTTAACAGGAACAGCGGCGTCTGGATATCATCGACCACATTTTCTGGAAAAAGGCACTGGGAAAATTTTTGTTTATACCCAATTAATTAGTATttcaaatatatgtatatataattataagagaaaataaaacttcatatatataattaggtATATATATCCACTTACCAAACCTGGATCCATTCTCTGTGTGCATGACTCTGGCAAAAATTCGGCTAGttcctaaaaaataaatatgattttcaTTCAATCAGTTAATATGTGACTCTAACAGTTagaaatttataatacatacatataaatattattGTTACATAAACAGAATCCTTACATGAAAGGCTGCTATGCTGGCAAAATATCTTCTGGCATTATCTTCAGGGAGATCTTTCCTGTAGTTTCaacacaaattaaaaataaatatcagtCTTCATCAaaaaaagtttaattaattgaaatttcaTAATAAGTGTTATTGAGAATCTTAATTACGCCTGTATGAAGAAGCCGGAATCTGAAATGCATTTTACTCGACGAGCCATAGGGAGAAGAGAACTGAAACGATCACAATTTAGGATCGTTGCCAGCCCGCCGGCCGAGTCTCCGACGAGTAAAGCCTGCCATCACCGTGAACATCTTCGTTAAGTGAAtattaaatgataaattaatttaaatgagaaaaaaaaatcatacattAGCAGCATTTGCCATTCCTTTAGTAGCCATGAGCTCTTCCAATACAGAAATGAATATTCTGCGGCCTCTCAAGTAGAGTTGTGTTTCCTATacataataaaattgaaatcatATATAaatctttttatattaatttattaaaaataaataaattaatttaccgGATCGACGGCTTCGACATCTGCCATAAACGATGCACCGTCACAGTACCGGATGTAAACCTTATTCCAGTTGTAGAAATCTGAAACAAAAccaattagttaattaatttgtatGATAAACTAAATTGACTAATTTGTAACTAAGtgtaattaatcaaattaataccTGGATTAATACTTTTGTTTGGACTTTGGATGGGAAACAAAGTTTTAGGAGGTGCATTTTTGGAAGACCCTAAACCATCAGCTCCTCCACTTTTGCTTCTGCGGAGGCAATCATCCTTTGAATTGCACCATGCTCCACCCtgttaatacaaattttaaactctagctaattaaataaactaatcAAAACAACACTAAAATTAATAGCATATAGAAATAAGACATATAGGAATATATTCTATAATTTTCTTCTAGCTTGTAATGAAATGAACATAACAAACAAACGAAAAATAGCACAATTAATACTcccatcaaaataaattatggtgtcagcttttgattttattttatcttatcaTATAAGATTAATTTATCTTCATTCAAGATTCATTAAATTTTCCTCTTTTCAACTCACTCATACAAAAGACTAATTAATGAGTTACTGAAATTTTGTGTTAATAAATATACTTGTTAATTCTCGAACAAAAActtaatggagtatatatatgcTAACCGGGAGATAAACGATCCAGTTGTCGACTCCATCTTCGAATCCCTGAGCAAAGTAGTATGCCCCGGGGCTTCCATCCAAGCAAACTATGTAAAGAAAATTGTTCATGAGCAAATTATAATCTGTATTTTGTAATGAATTGTTCGAAAATTGAGACAATATTACCTGCCCCCTTTGCTATGGCATCAGTGATGAATGTAACATTAACTTGTGGGTCAGTGCCTTGACCCTTGACTTGAGATATGATCAAGACAAGGAGATAAAGCACTCTTTTTAAACATGGGGctatcatgatttgattttggTAACCCATCCTTcatgaaagaaaaagagagaaaaaaagtgAGTTAGCATGTCTTATACTAAACCATTTACAGTgcataaattaagaaaataaaatcgaATCAGGGTACAATATATATAatcacaaaaacaaaaaaaaacaaaaaaacaaattaaaaaaacaaatctgCAACTGTGAATTGttcggagagagagagagagaagaaaaattACATGTTAGCTAGCcatttttatctaaaaaaagaaaaagaaaaaaactgtATTCATAAATGAAAATACAAATAATTCAGTCGAAAATTTCACTACTAAAACTGCCTTCAACCGATAAAGAGGAACTATGAATAAAAGTATACCAACACCACATTTTTTCTTACTAATACACCAAGATATACACAAAAATCTCTAGTATTAATACAGAAATAAcatacataaacataaacaaTTAATACATCCACATTTTGCCgaaactaaaaaaaatgaagaacaaaGCACAACGCAGAAATAAACCTTTCATATTCactatagaaaaaaaattgaaaaaaaaaagagaaaagaaaatgtAGTTGCATGAACTAATAAGCGTGTGTACGTAGCAGATTAATGTAATCGTCATCATAAAAAATACGTACGTTTGGAGACAAGAGCAATACCAATGCCAAAGCTGAAGCCGAGATCGATGTTGTTGCAGCAGAAGATtaggagaaagagagaaagagattaagaagaggtttctatagaTGGAGAGATTTGTAATGGTGGTGTTTTGAAGCAGAAAACTCCCTCATATTTATAGAAGATTGCAGTCTATCAGAAACTTGTAAGAATATAAATTGTGTTAGGATTTTTTACATTCGTTTTCCCAATTTAGATTTCCATAAATAAAGTAGCACTTCTTTGTTTTTCGCCCAAGATTGGTAACTCGATACGTAATAAATTTGTAAACCTAACTTTGCAgaagcaaaaaaaaagaaaaaaaagtctttattttttatggacatAAATGATTAACACtacattttatttgttttaattaattaggaaAGATTCTATACCCACCCTTCTATCAACCAATATATAGTTTCCTCAAACAAGGAAATAGTTAATGCAT
This window harbors:
- the LOC131004133 gene encoding pectin acetylesterase 8-like, translating into MGYQNQIMIAPCLKRVLYLLVLIISQVKGQGTDPQVNVTFITDAIAKGAVCLDGSPGAYYFAQGFEDGVDNWIVYLPGGAWCNSKDDCLRRSKSGGADGLGSSKNAPPKTLFPIQSPNKSINPDFYNWNKVYIRYCDGASFMADVEAVDPETQLYLRGRRIFISVLEELMATKGMANAANALLVGDSAGGLATILNCDRFSSLLPMARRVKCISDSGFFIQAKDLPEDNARRYFASIAAFHELAEFLPESCTQRMDPGLCLFPENVVDDIQTPLFLLNSDFDRYQDRE